The Megalops cyprinoides isolate fMegCyp1 chromosome 12, fMegCyp1.pri, whole genome shotgun sequence genome contains a region encoding:
- the ctsba gene encoding cathepsin B, with product MLHLGLVCLSVLSVSLARPRLPPLSHEMVNEINKANTTWKAEHNFRNVDYSYVKRLCGTLLDGPEVPVMVQNAENVKLPESFDAREQWPNCPTIQEIRDQGSCGSCWAFGAAEAISDRVCIHSNGEVNVEISSQDLLTCCRRCGMGCNGGYPSAAWNFWSTEGLVSGGLYDSHTGCRPYTIPPCEHHVNGSRPSCTGEHGDTPECVKQCDPGYSPSYTEDKYYGNGAYRVPDDQVQIMIELYKNGPVEAAFLVFEDFLLYKTGIYQHVKGTPVGGHAIKILGWGEDHGTPYWLAANSWNTDWGDNGFFKILRGKNHCGIESMIVAGLPRK from the exons aTGTTGCACCTCGGTttggtctgtctgtcagtgctgtcagtcAGCTTGGCAAGGCCCCGCCTCCCTCCACTTTCTCATGAGATGGTCAACGAAATCAATAAAGCCAACACCACATGGAAA GCGGAACACAACTTTCGCAACGTTGACTACAGCTATGTGAAGCGGCTGTGTGGGACCCTGCTGGACGGCCCTGAAGTCCCTGTCAT GGTACAGAATGCTGAAAACGTGAAGTTGCCAGAGAGCTTTGACGCCAGGGAACAGTGGCCAAACTGCCCCACCATCCAGGAGATCCGAGACCAGGGCTCCTGTGGTTCCTGCTGG GCTTTTGGAGCTGCAGAGGCCATCTCTGACCGTGTGTGCATCCACAGCAATGGCGAGGTCAATGTGGAGATCTCCTCCCAGGACCTGCTGACCTGCTGCCGCCGCTGTGGCATGGG GTGCAATGGAGGATACCCCTCTGCTGCCTGGAACTTCTGGTCCACTGAAGGGCTAGTTTCTGGAGGACTGTATGACTCTCACACAG GCTGCAGACCCTACACCATCCCGCCCTGTGAGCACCATGTGAACGGGTCACGACCTTCCTGCACAGGCGAACACGGTGACACCCCTGAGTGTGTGAAACAGTGCGATCCAGGATACAGCCCCTCCTACACCGAGGACAAGTACTATG GAAACGGTGCATACCGCGTTCCCGATGACCAGGTACAGATCATGATTGAGCTCTACAAGAACGGTCCTGTGGAGGCCGCCTTCCTTGTCTTTGAAGACTTCCTGCTGTACAAGACTG gaATATATCAGCATGTGAAAGGCACTCCAGTGGGAGGCCATGCCATAAAGATACTGGGCTGGGGAGAGGACCATGGCACCCCCTACTGGCTGGCTGCCAACTCCTGGAACACTGACTGGGGTGACAATG GATTCTTCAAAATCCTGCGGGGGAAGAACCACTGTGGCATCGAGTCCATGATTGTCGCTGGGCTCCCCAGAAAGTAG